ATTCTAAAAACCCAAACCTGCATTGCTTTCTACAATCAAATACCTTCAAAAATGTTATCGTTTATGACAATACTTAACAATTCTGGCAGAATCTCATAAAACAAGAAGTACATAACGATAGGTAATGATGATTGACCCGCTTATAACAGTCTCAATTATTCACCACAAATATTAAATGGAGGGAGTGTGACTGCGCAAAAAGATAGCAAACCCAGCTTACTGATCGTGGACGATGATCCGATGATCACCGATACGCTTAACTTCGTGCTGTCAAAAGATTTCACTGTGCATGTTGCCGAATCCAGGCTCCAGGTTAAAAGCTTACTGGTGCAACTGGATGAACCGCCACAACTGGCACTGGTTGATTTAGGATTACCACCGAAACCACACCGCCCTGACGAGGGCTTTCAGCTTATCAGCGAACTGCTTGGTCATTTTGCTGGTATTAAGATTTTGGTGCTTTCCGGCCAAAATGACGAAGCCAATGCACGGCATGCGCGCGCTTTAGGGGCAATTGAGTTCATTTCAAAGCCTTGCGAACCGGAGCAGTTGAAATCCCTGTTATTCAATGCACTGATGATTCAGGATGTTGAACTGACGGCCGAAGCAGCGCCCAGAGAAAATTCCTGCGGCCTGATTGGTGAAAGCTTTCCGATGGACAAGTTACGCCAGCAAATTAGGCAATATGCCGATGCGCCCTTCCCGGTTCTGATTGAGGGCGAATCCGGTAGTGGTAAGGAACTGGTTGCGGCTTGCCTGCATCGTTTGAGTAATCGCGCGCAAAAGCCCTATCTCGCACTCAACTGCGCGGCTATCTCGCCTACATTGGTAGAGCCGACGCTCTTTGGCTATAGCAAAGGTGCCTTTACCGGGGCTACCACTTCTCGCTCCGGCTATTTTGAAGATGCACGTGAAGGCACGCTATTTCTGGATGAAATTGGTGAATTGCCTATTGAACTCCAGGCCAAACTGCTGCGTGTTTTAGAAAACGGTGAGTTTCAGCGTGTTGGTGAAACCCAGACGCGAGTCAGTAATGCCCGTGTGGTAGCGGCCACCAACCGTGATTTGCGACAGGAAATTAAAGCCGGGCGTTTCCGTGGTGATCTTTATCACAGGATCAGCGTTTTTGGTGTGGCCATGCCGCCATTACGTGATCTGGGGGATGACAAGATAACGTTGCTGGATCATTACCGTGCATTTTATGCGAAAGAAAGCAAATCCGTTCCTTTTGAGCTGGATAAGCAGGCTTCTCAAATATGGCAGGATTACCACTTCCCAGGCAATGTCCGCGAGTTGCGTAATATTGTGATTCGCCTCACCACCAAATGTGCCGGGCAAAAAGTCAGCCGTGAACAGCTTGAATCCGAGCTGGATACTGATATTGCTTATCAACCAGACATGCCGATGCCCAGCGACGCCAAGGCACTCTATGAGATGGCAAAAAAACACATGCAGTCCCAGAACAATTTTGATCTGGACCAGACAATGAAGCAGTGGGAGCAAAGTTACGTGGAAGTGGCGCTCAACATGACCCACGGTAATTTGAGCCAGGCTGCTAAATTGCTGGGGATTAACCGCACTACTTTATATAGCCGGATGCAAACGTATTCGATTAGCGCAGAATAACTTTCTACAGGCAGAGACCGTTTTTTATCAATGTATTTCACTCATTTCGGTCTGACACAACCCCCCTTTAAAATTACGCCGAACACGGCATTCTTTTATGGGGGCGGCAATCGCGGTGCCGTTCTGGACGCGCTGATTTATGCGCTCAGCCAGGGTGAGGGCATTATCAAAATCACAGGCGAGGTAGGCAGCGGCAAGACCATGCTTTGCCGCATGCTGGCGACAAAACTCCCTCTGGATATTGAAACCATTTATCTGGCTAATCCGAGCATTTCGCCAGAAGATGTGCTACATGCGATTGTTTTTGAATTGCAACTCCCGGTTCCTGCTGGCGCTTCACGACAGGAAATCACCCACATTCTTCATGACTATCTGCTTGAGCGCCATAAACAGGGAAAGCAGGTAGTTGTGCTGGTAGAAGAGGCTCAAGGCATGCCTCTGGCAACACTGGAAGAAATCCGGCTGCTCTCCAACCTTGAAACCGAACAGGCAAAACTGTTGCAAATCGTTTTATTCGGCCAGCCCGAGCTGAATGAAAGCCTGAATCTGCAAAGCATGCGCCAGCTTAAAGAGCGGATTACACATAGTTTCCCTTTGGGGCCACTGACACCTGAAGAAACCAAAGAATATCTGTCATTCCGCTTGCGCGCAGCCGGATACCATGGGCCCGACCTGTTTAACCCGGCTGTGGTGAATTTCATCGCCAAACACGCAATGGGCCTTACACGGCGCATCAACATTATTGCTGACAAGACGCTGCTTGCCGCCTATTCAGAGGGGACACACAACATCACCCTGAAGCACGCTCAGGCTGCTGTAAAAGACAGTGAATTCGGAAATCTGCCCGGCCAATTTCCATGGCGAATGGCAGCTACAATTGTTTTGTCGGTCATTACAACCCTGGGCCTGGCTTACGCGTTGAAAACATATCAACCGACTCCTCCAGCAAGTGCCCCTGCCGTCACCCCAACTGCTTCGCCGCAATCACCAGCAGCCAATGCAGTTCAGCCCCCCCAAGCGAACAATGCAGCAAATGAAAAAGCCAAAGCCAGCCCACCATTGGCCCCTGCAGATATTCTTGAAGCGCGTATCGCTGCGACCCCGTCCTGGCTGGATCAGCAAAAACCTGATGCCCTGGCCATTCAGCTGATTGGATCAAACAATCCTGAAATGCTGAAATCTTATCTTCATGAAATCAGCCAGTCCATTGAAATAGATAATGTTTTTGTGTACCGTACTATTGCACGGGGCAATCCTTCCTTCACAATCATATATAGTAACTTTGCTTCAAGAAGAGAAGCCGCAGAAGCATTGGCGAACTTGCCTGCCAAG
This genomic interval from Sulfurirhabdus autotrophica contains the following:
- a CDS encoding sigma-54-dependent transcriptional regulator; this encodes MTAQKDSKPSLLIVDDDPMITDTLNFVLSKDFTVHVAESRLQVKSLLVQLDEPPQLALVDLGLPPKPHRPDEGFQLISELLGHFAGIKILVLSGQNDEANARHARALGAIEFISKPCEPEQLKSLLFNALMIQDVELTAEAAPRENSCGLIGESFPMDKLRQQIRQYADAPFPVLIEGESGSGKELVAACLHRLSNRAQKPYLALNCAAISPTLVEPTLFGYSKGAFTGATTSRSGYFEDAREGTLFLDEIGELPIELQAKLLRVLENGEFQRVGETQTRVSNARVVAATNRDLRQEIKAGRFRGDLYHRISVFGVAMPPLRDLGDDKITLLDHYRAFYAKESKSVPFELDKQASQIWQDYHFPGNVRELRNIVIRLTTKCAGQKVSREQLESELDTDIAYQPDMPMPSDAKALYEMAKKHMQSQNNFDLDQTMKQWEQSYVEVALNMTHGNLSQAAKLLGINRTTLYSRMQTYSISAE
- a CDS encoding AAA family ATPase, with the translated sequence MYFTHFGLTQPPFKITPNTAFFYGGGNRGAVLDALIYALSQGEGIIKITGEVGSGKTMLCRMLATKLPLDIETIYLANPSISPEDVLHAIVFELQLPVPAGASRQEITHILHDYLLERHKQGKQVVVLVEEAQGMPLATLEEIRLLSNLETEQAKLLQIVLFGQPELNESLNLQSMRQLKERITHSFPLGPLTPEETKEYLSFRLRAAGYHGPDLFNPAVVNFIAKHAMGLTRRINIIADKTLLAAYSEGTHNITLKHAQAAVKDSEFGNLPGQFPWRMAATIVLSVITTLGLAYALKTYQPTPPASAPAVTPTASPQSPAANAVQPPQANNAANEKAKASPPLAPADILEARIAATPSWLDQQKPDALAIQLIGSNNPEMLKSYLHEISQSIEIDNVFVYRTIARGNPSFTIIYSNFASRREAAEALANLPAKIKQNRPILRTVKGIRAELGQK